In Sphingobacterium zeae, one genomic interval encodes:
- the cls gene encoding cardiolipin synthase, giving the protein MEVLHHILQIILQYYWIPLLILYIGVIGTILIENRNPSKTIAWIMVIVFLPGIGLLSYYFFGQKFKKVKRMKRIYREQSKKLLDAWRKESEIMEEHIDTLNERIGSLAMVYRYLKNQKISTFSLNNEVTLFINGEEKFPVLIDRLKAAEHSIHMEYYIWEMDEIGCEILHILEEKAKNGVTVRLILDSFGAPDVIKYLRRNKPDFEFQAFLPVTFSSLANSNYRNHRKIVVIDGKIGFVGGINISDRYINNGKNEVYWRDTAMMVIGAAVNTLQIQFWNSWNQTEAESFELGRGYLNRFPLTNEDASGVGFTASDPGSPAPFNMEAIIAGINEAKEYVQLCTPYFIPSDQLTTALMLAVSSGVRVDLMLPAQSDSYFVQHASFSFIKPLLERGVNVYLYKKGFLHAKTVCIDGKLAYIGTTNLDIRSFYINFEISGIISDRALCDRLNAQFLADIEFSDLITIRSWMQRSRWKRGVDSICRLLAPLL; this is encoded by the coding sequence ATGGAGGTACTTCATCATATCTTACAAATAATATTACAATATTATTGGATCCCTTTACTGATTCTTTATATTGGTGTAATTGGGACCATATTGATCGAAAACCGTAATCCATCCAAGACTATTGCCTGGATTATGGTGATTGTGTTCTTGCCCGGCATTGGTTTACTTAGTTACTATTTCTTTGGACAAAAATTTAAGAAAGTCAAAAGAATGAAACGGATATACCGTGAGCAGTCCAAAAAACTATTGGACGCTTGGCGTAAGGAGTCTGAAATTATGGAGGAACATATCGATACGTTAAATGAACGCATTGGAAGTTTGGCTATGGTGTATCGATACCTCAAAAACCAAAAAATATCTACCTTTTCCCTGAATAACGAGGTGACGCTATTTATCAATGGCGAAGAAAAATTTCCAGTACTTATCGACCGGCTTAAAGCAGCCGAGCATTCTATCCATATGGAATATTACATTTGGGAAATGGATGAAATAGGCTGTGAAATTTTACATATTTTAGAAGAGAAAGCAAAAAATGGTGTCACTGTGCGTCTAATATTAGACAGTTTTGGTGCGCCGGATGTGATTAAATATTTGCGCCGGAATAAACCTGATTTTGAATTTCAAGCCTTTTTACCCGTTACTTTTAGTTCTTTGGCAAATAGTAACTACAGAAATCACCGTAAGATCGTGGTTATAGATGGTAAGATCGGCTTTGTCGGTGGGATCAATATTTCGGATCGATATATCAATAACGGAAAGAATGAGGTTTACTGGAGGGATACGGCGATGATGGTAATCGGTGCAGCAGTAAATACATTACAGATCCAGTTTTGGAATAGCTGGAATCAGACAGAAGCGGAGTCTTTTGAACTTGGGCGGGGTTATTTAAATCGATTTCCATTAACCAATGAAGATGCCAGCGGAGTAGGGTTTACAGCGAGTGATCCTGGATCGCCAGCACCATTCAATATGGAAGCAATTATTGCTGGTATAAATGAAGCTAAAGAGTATGTACAGTTGTGTACTCCTTATTTTATTCCAAGCGATCAATTGACAACTGCTTTAATGTTGGCGGTTTCGTCGGGTGTTCGTGTGGATTTGATGTTGCCGGCTCAGTCTGATTCGTATTTCGTACAACATGCTTCTTTTTCATTTATCAAACCGCTACTGGAAAGGGGAGTGAATGTTTACCTTTATAAAAAAGGGTTTCTCCATGCTAAAACGGTCTGCATTGATGGGAAGTTGGCGTATATTGGAACGACAAACCTGGATATCAGGAGTTTTTATATCAATTTCGAAATTTCAGGAATTATCTCGGATAGAGCACTCTGTGACCGTCTGAATGCACAGTTTTTGGCTGATATTGAATTTTCAGATCTGATTACAATTCGAAGTTGGATGCAGCGAAGCCGTTGGAAAAGAGGTGTCGATTCTATCTGCAGACTATTGGCTCCCTTACTTTAA
- a CDS encoding SDR family oxidoreductase produces MHNNPFSLKDKVVVITGGTGILGEAFVEALAEAEAKVAILGRNGQIGVERVQQVESLGGEALFVEVDIMNEQDVIRAKDEVLQRWGRIDALVNAVGGNIPGATIGADQDLFASNIQDTIKAIELNLYGTMIPTHIIGRVIAESGKGTIVNISSLTASRPFTRVLGYTVAKHGIDGYTKWMATELAQRYGDQVRVNAIAPGVFLTKQNKNLLINPDGTYSDRTKRILSGTPYNRLGDPRELKGTLIYLLSDASAFVTGETVFVDGGFNAWCGV; encoded by the coding sequence ATGCATAATAACCCATTTTCATTAAAAGATAAGGTAGTTGTAATTACGGGCGGTACAGGAATTTTAGGCGAGGCATTTGTGGAGGCATTAGCCGAGGCAGAGGCCAAGGTCGCAATCTTGGGACGTAATGGACAGATCGGTGTAGAGCGTGTTCAGCAAGTGGAGTCCCTAGGCGGAGAAGCTCTATTTGTGGAAGTAGACATCATGAACGAACAGGATGTCATCAGGGCGAAGGATGAAGTGTTGCAAAGGTGGGGGAGAATAGACGCCTTAGTTAACGCGGTTGGCGGTAATATTCCAGGTGCAACAATCGGTGCCGATCAAGATCTGTTTGCCAGCAATATTCAGGATACCATCAAAGCCATTGAGCTTAACCTGTATGGTACGATGATTCCTACCCATATTATCGGCCGTGTGATTGCGGAGAGCGGAAAGGGAACCATTGTAAATATTTCATCCCTTACAGCCAGCCGTCCTTTTACACGTGTTTTGGGCTATACTGTGGCCAAACATGGAATCGATGGTTATACAAAATGGATGGCAACTGAACTTGCACAGCGTTATGGTGATCAGGTTCGTGTCAATGCAATTGCGCCCGGAGTATTCTTAACCAAGCAAAACAAAAATTTATTGATTAACCCCGACGGTACGTATAGCGATCGTACCAAACGTATTCTTAGTGGAACTCCTTATAATCGTTTGGGCGACCCCCGTGAGTTAAAAGGAACTTTAATCTATCTATTGAGCGATGCATCAGCTTTTGTAACAGGCGAAACTGTTTTTGTAGATGGCGGTTTTAATGCATGGTGCGGCGTATAA
- a CDS encoding FixH family protein — protein MNWGTKIFLTLAVFMLCIVGAGVYMVSHDSDSLEEDDYYEQGLNYDQAYDKKQNVLTMKESPTVEIRKDTLYIHFVSKENKGKLVFRKPSDNRLDKELPFQTTSNLYTLPISTFDKGMWNLYIDWKSMGKDFLFEEHILF, from the coding sequence ATGAATTGGGGTACAAAAATTTTTTTAACCTTGGCGGTATTTATGTTGTGCATAGTCGGAGCAGGTGTCTATATGGTGAGCCATGACTCGGATAGTCTGGAGGAAGATGATTACTACGAACAGGGCCTGAATTATGACCAAGCGTATGATAAAAAGCAGAATGTATTGACTATGAAGGAATCTCCGACTGTCGAAATCAGGAAAGACACCTTATACATTCATTTTGTCTCTAAAGAAAATAAAGGGAAATTGGTTTTTCGAAAGCCTTCTGATAATCGATTGGATAAAGAATTACCGTTTCAGACAACAAGTAATCTATATACCCTTCCGATCTCCACGTTCGATAAAGGAATGTGGAACCTTTATATTGATTGGAAAAGTATGGGTAAAGATTTTCTGTTTGAAGAGCATATTTTATTTTAG
- the ccoS gene encoding cbb3-type cytochrome oxidase assembly protein CcoS codes for MEIMYILIGCSVLLALIFLCAFFWANKTGQHNDTYTPAIRILFDDEMTEGEEK; via the coding sequence ATGGAAATAATGTATATTTTGATTGGTTGTAGTGTTTTGTTGGCTTTGATTTTTCTCTGTGCTTTTTTCTGGGCCAATAAAACCGGTCAGCATAATGATACCTATACACCTGCTATTCGGATTCTGTTTGATGATGAAATGACAGAAGGCGAAGAAAAATAG
- a CDS encoding cbb3-type cytochrome c oxidase N-terminal domain-containing protein, with translation MSLLLDTAPATAEVVQSTIGFGTDNLYTDILIIVLIVVMLALLASALMVNRAMKSIIKITMPELANEEKLKKAANKGWMKRSWNKIMGIRPISEEKDIVIDHEYDGIRELDNPIPIWFNFLFYGTIFFGLVYLFVYQVSGIGMNQDQEYEHEMVIAEKERQAYLTASASNVDESTVEFQPEMAADGKAIFTANCVACHGGSGEGGIGPNLTDKFWLHGGEIKDIFKTIKYGVPDKGMVPWEQTLSPAQIAQVASYIVTLRDTNPANPKAPQGEEVSYGGGQAASGEQSAEEGKTDQAETEKKAE, from the coding sequence ATGAGTTTATTATTGGATACTGCACCAGCTACCGCAGAAGTTGTTCAATCTACGATAGGATTTGGTACAGATAATTTATACACAGATATCTTAATTATCGTATTGATCGTTGTGATGTTGGCTCTCCTCGCTTCGGCACTGATGGTCAATCGTGCGATGAAATCCATTATTAAGATTACCATGCCTGAATTGGCCAACGAGGAAAAACTCAAAAAGGCAGCAAACAAAGGCTGGATGAAAAGGTCATGGAACAAGATCATGGGGATCAGACCGATTTCAGAAGAGAAGGATATTGTTATAGACCATGAGTATGACGGTATTCGCGAATTGGATAATCCGATTCCAATCTGGTTTAATTTCCTCTTTTACGGAACAATCTTTTTTGGTCTTGTTTACTTATTCGTTTATCAGGTCTCTGGTATAGGAATGAACCAAGATCAGGAGTATGAACACGAGATGGTCATTGCTGAGAAAGAACGTCAGGCTTATCTCACTGCTTCAGCGAGTAACGTAGATGAAAGTACCGTGGAGTTTCAGCCGGAAATGGCAGCTGATGGAAAAGCGATCTTTACCGCAAACTGTGTCGCTTGTCACGGTGGTAGCGGCGAGGGGGGCATCGGACCGAACTTGACTGATAAGTTTTGGCTTCATGGTGGCGAGATTAAAGATATCTTCAAAACCATTAAATATGGTGTTCCTGATAAAGGAATGGTGCCTTGGGAACAAACTTTAAGTCCTGCTCAAATTGCACAGGTGGCCAGTTATATTGTCACATTAAGGGATACTAACCCTGCTAATCCAAAAGCGCCGCAAGGTGAAGAGGTAAGCTATGGTGGTGGGCAGGCAGCAAGTGGAGAGCAATCAGCGGAGGAAGGTAAAACAGATCAAGCTGAGACAGAAAAAAAAGCAGAGTAA
- the uxuA gene encoding mannonate dehydratase: MRKLEQTWRWYGPNDPVSLQDIKQAGATGIVTALHHIPHGDVWPLADIQERKRIIEEAGLTWSVVESVTVHEEIKTKGAKVDEYLQKYNTTLANLAKCGIKTICYNFMPVLDWTRTQLDLTMADGSKALYFDWIDLALFDIFILKRDEARSAYPEDVVKQATLRYDEISEQQKQELANVVLMGIPGEKSVELDALKASLNTYKHIGKEGLRNNLIYFLQGIASACEENGICMTIHPDDPPYPILGLPRIASNGEDFDYFLHAVPQQFNGVCFCTGSLGASQTNDLPAILEKIKGRVNFVHLRNVKKDAIGSFYEADHLDGDVNMYKIMKILVAENQVRSIAIPFRPDHGHQMLDDLNKVTNPGYSAIGRLRGLAELRGLEYGIIGE; the protein is encoded by the coding sequence ATGAGAAAACTAGAACAAACATGGCGTTGGTATGGTCCAAATGACCCCGTATCTTTACAGGATATTAAACAGGCTGGAGCAACTGGTATTGTGACAGCCCTACATCATATTCCACACGGTGATGTATGGCCATTGGCAGATATTCAAGAAAGGAAACGCATTATTGAAGAAGCTGGTCTTACTTGGTCTGTGGTGGAAAGTGTGACGGTACATGAGGAAATCAAGACAAAAGGGGCAAAGGTGGATGAGTATCTTCAAAAATATAATACGACGTTGGCTAATCTGGCGAAATGCGGTATCAAGACGATTTGCTATAATTTTATGCCCGTGCTGGATTGGACACGTACTCAATTGGATTTAACCATGGCCGATGGTTCAAAAGCCTTATATTTTGACTGGATTGATCTGGCTCTCTTTGATATATTTATATTAAAACGTGATGAAGCTAGGTCTGCATATCCAGAAGATGTTGTCAAACAGGCGACTTTACGATATGATGAGATTTCTGAACAGCAAAAGCAGGAATTGGCAAATGTTGTTTTAATGGGAATCCCCGGAGAAAAAAGTGTGGAATTGGACGCATTGAAAGCGAGCCTTAATACCTATAAACATATTGGAAAAGAAGGTCTACGCAATAATTTAATCTATTTCCTTCAGGGTATTGCATCAGCTTGTGAGGAGAACGGTATATGTATGACCATCCATCCGGATGATCCACCGTATCCTATTTTAGGTTTACCACGCATTGCCAGTAACGGCGAAGATTTTGACTACTTTCTGCATGCAGTTCCACAGCAATTCAATGGTGTTTGTTTCTGCACAGGATCATTGGGTGCCAGTCAGACAAACGATTTGCCAGCTATCCTAGAAAAAATCAAAGGGCGTGTAAACTTTGTTCACTTACGTAATGTAAAGAAGGATGCAATCGGGAGTTTTTACGAAGCAGACCATTTGGATGGTGATGTCAATATGTATAAAATTATGAAGATATTGGTTGCTGAAAACCAAGTGAGGTCGATAGCTATTCCATTCAGGCCAGATCATGGTCATCAAATGCTGGATGACCTAAATAAGGTGACAAATCCCGGATACTCTGCGATTGGAAGACTGAGAGGGCTAGCTGAATTGCGGGGTTTAGAATATGGTATTATTGGTGAATGA
- the ccoG gene encoding cytochrome c oxidase accessory protein CcoG: MSTVVLNNANNGGSKSKKRQWIYAKKPQGELYKKRQWVGYSLLLFLFVAPFIKINGEPFLMFNIIDRKFSILGNLFYPQDLYIFVFGMLIVMVCVVLFTVVFGRVWCGWTCPQTIFMELIFRRIEYWIEGDWQQQKKLDAGPNTDQKQFKKFLKHSIFLIISFFISNIFLSYIIGVDALLKIITDPLDQHIGGLISITIFTLVFYGVFAYVREIVCIAICPYGRLQGVLLDDQSITVAYDHRRGEPRGKHQKDVMAPQGDCVDCKLCVHVCPTGIDIRKGLQLECVSCTACIDACDAVMDKIGKPKKLIGFYPMGEIEGTLKKKNNTRTIAYSIVLVALMTVFCFLLFNRSQVDGRLLRAKGSTYQLREDKTISNLYSLELINKSGREMPFKLVCDDPRLKIQLVNPIQKLDKDGHATMSFFLIIANKDVETYKSNVKLAIYSGDKKVESLKTTFIAPPGMN; this comes from the coding sequence ATGAGTACAGTAGTATTGAATAATGCCAATAACGGTGGATCTAAGTCAAAAAAGAGACAATGGATTTATGCCAAGAAACCGCAGGGAGAACTTTACAAAAAGAGACAGTGGGTTGGATATTCACTGCTACTGTTCTTATTTGTCGCTCCTTTTATCAAAATAAATGGCGAACCATTTTTAATGTTTAACATTATTGACCGGAAATTCTCCATATTAGGAAATCTTTTCTATCCCCAAGATCTTTACATATTCGTGTTCGGCATGTTGATCGTGATGGTATGTGTGGTTTTGTTTACTGTTGTCTTCGGACGGGTATGGTGTGGGTGGACTTGCCCCCAGACCATTTTTATGGAATTGATATTTAGAAGGATCGAGTATTGGATTGAAGGTGATTGGCAACAACAAAAAAAATTGGATGCAGGTCCGAATACGGATCAAAAGCAGTTTAAGAAATTTTTGAAACATAGCATTTTTCTGATCATATCCTTTTTCATCTCCAATATCTTTTTATCTTATATTATCGGTGTAGATGCCTTGTTAAAGATTATCACTGATCCGCTGGATCAACATATCGGTGGTCTTATCTCGATTACAATATTTACATTGGTTTTCTATGGCGTCTTTGCGTATGTTAGAGAAATTGTATGTATAGCAATCTGCCCATACGGCCGATTGCAAGGGGTACTCTTGGACGATCAGAGTATTACCGTAGCTTATGATCATAGACGTGGAGAACCTAGAGGAAAACATCAAAAGGATGTCATGGCACCTCAGGGCGATTGTGTGGACTGCAAGCTCTGCGTCCATGTATGTCCGACAGGAATTGATATTCGAAAAGGCTTGCAATTGGAATGCGTAAGTTGTACGGCATGTATCGACGCATGTGATGCTGTCATGGACAAAATCGGAAAGCCTAAAAAGTTAATTGGCTTTTATCCAATGGGCGAGATCGAGGGCACGCTCAAGAAAAAAAACAATACGAGAACAATAGCTTATTCTATCGTGCTGGTCGCCCTAATGACTGTCTTTTGTTTTCTATTGTTCAACCGTTCTCAGGTGGATGGAAGGTTACTCCGCGCAAAGGGCAGTACCTACCAGCTTCGTGAGGATAAGACAATAAGCAACTTGTATTCTTTGGAATTGATCAATAAGTCTGGCAGAGAAATGCCTTTCAAACTGGTCTGCGATGATCCGCGTTTAAAGATTCAGCTGGTTAACCCTATCCAAAAATTGGATAAAGATGGGCATGCGACAATGAGTTTTTTTCTCATTATCGCGAATAAGGACGTGGAGACTTATAAAAGTAATGTAAAATTAGCGATCTATTCGGGTGATAAAAAAGTGGAAAGTTTAAAAACCACTTTCATAGCGCCTCCGGGTATGAATTAA
- the ccoN gene encoding cytochrome-c oxidase, cbb3-type subunit I: MQLEQFNYDNKIVRNFGIATIIWGIVGMTIGLLVATQLVWPQMNFGLQFTTFGRVRPVHTNAVIFAFVGNGIFMGVYYSLQRVLKARMFSDALSKLHFWGWQLIIVASAITLPLGLTSSHEYAEMEWPIDIAITLIWVVFGINMFGTIIKRRERHMYVAVWFYIATFVTVAVLHIVNSIQLPVAGWKSYYVYKGVQDALVQWWYGHNAVAFFLTTPYLGMMYYFLPKMANRPVYSYKLSILHFWSLIFIYIWAGPHHLLYTALPGWVQSLGVVFSIMLIAPSWGGMINGLLTLRGAWDKVRTEPMLKFMVVALTCYGMATFEGPMLSLKQVNAIAHFTDWIVAHVHVGALGWNGFMTFGILYWLIPRIYKTELYSKKLASTHFWIGTLGILFYAIPMYWAAVVQGLMWKEFTPEGVLKYPNFLATTLEILPMHMMRALGGALYLSGVFLMTFNLIKTMKGGKLLANEPAEAPALLPVQVNEQSQHRRLERKPILFMVLALIAILIGGMVEMVPTFTISKNVPTIASVKPYTALELQGRDLYVREGCVNCHTQTIRPFRSETARYGEYSKAGEFVYDTPFLWGSKRTGPDLHRIGGKYPNKWHFDHLMDPTITSPGSIMPTYPWLIDQKLDNSILQDKMKALRKLGIPYTDAEIEQAEQDLTKQAQKIADDLKQNQVNVLADREIVAVIAYLQRLGTDIKAAPKVADNTINANQ, from the coding sequence ATGCAGTTAGAGCAATTTAATTACGACAATAAGATTGTCAGAAATTTCGGAATCGCTACCATTATTTGGGGGATAGTTGGTATGACCATAGGATTGCTTGTGGCGACTCAGCTTGTTTGGCCTCAGATGAACTTTGGATTGCAATTTACAACATTTGGCCGTGTACGTCCTGTACATACCAATGCGGTTATTTTTGCTTTCGTAGGTAATGGTATTTTTATGGGAGTATACTACTCCTTGCAGCGGGTGCTTAAAGCAAGAATGTTCAGTGATGCTTTGAGTAAGCTCCATTTTTGGGGTTGGCAATTGATTATTGTTGCCTCGGCTATTACACTTCCACTGGGGCTTACTTCAAGCCATGAGTATGCCGAAATGGAATGGCCAATTGATATCGCTATTACCCTAATTTGGGTTGTATTTGGTATCAATATGTTCGGCACTATTATCAAACGACGCGAACGCCATATGTATGTCGCAGTTTGGTTCTATATTGCCACGTTTGTTACAGTCGCTGTTTTGCACATTGTTAACTCCATTCAATTGCCTGTAGCGGGCTGGAAAAGTTACTATGTGTATAAAGGTGTACAGGATGCCCTTGTACAATGGTGGTATGGACACAATGCAGTAGCCTTTTTCTTGACGACTCCCTATCTGGGAATGATGTATTATTTTCTTCCTAAAATGGCCAACCGTCCGGTTTACTCGTATAAATTAAGTATTCTTCACTTTTGGTCTTTAATCTTTATCTATATCTGGGCAGGTCCTCACCATTTGTTATATACGGCACTACCGGGTTGGGTACAGTCTTTAGGAGTCGTGTTTTCAATTATGTTGATTGCTCCAAGTTGGGGTGGTATGATCAATGGTCTGCTCACTTTACGGGGTGCATGGGATAAGGTGCGGACAGAACCGATGTTAAAATTCATGGTGGTGGCACTTACCTGTTATGGGATGGCAACTTTCGAGGGGCCTATGTTGTCCTTGAAACAAGTTAATGCAATTGCTCACTTTACCGATTGGATTGTAGCACACGTGCACGTGGGGGCATTGGGATGGAACGGATTTATGACTTTTGGAATTTTGTACTGGTTGATACCTCGTATTTATAAAACGGAACTATACTCTAAAAAGCTGGCATCAACTCACTTTTGGATTGGTACACTGGGTATTTTGTTCTATGCAATCCCAATGTATTGGGCTGCTGTAGTGCAAGGTTTAATGTGGAAAGAATTCACACCAGAGGGCGTTTTGAAATATCCAAACTTCCTTGCGACGACATTAGAAATTCTGCCGATGCACATGATGCGTGCGTTAGGTGGGGCTCTTTATCTGTCTGGTGTGTTCTTGATGACGTTCAACTTGATCAAAACGATGAAAGGCGGAAAGCTTCTGGCCAATGAACCAGCGGAAGCACCTGCATTATTGCCGGTTCAGGTAAACGAACAGTCGCAACACCGTCGCCTTGAACGTAAGCCAATTTTATTTATGGTGTTAGCGCTAATTGCCATCCTCATCGGGGGTATGGTGGAGATGGTGCCGACTTTTACAATTTCTAAAAACGTTCCAACGATTGCGAGTGTAAAACCTTATACAGCATTGGAATTGCAAGGACGGGATCTGTATGTTAGGGAAGGCTGTGTTAATTGTCATACACAGACGATCCGTCCGTTTAGGTCAGAAACAGCGCGGTATGGTGAATATAGTAAAGCTGGTGAGTTTGTTTACGATACACCATTTTTATGGGGCTCGAAGCGGACTGGACCGGATCTGCACCGGATCGGAGGGAAATATCCGAACAAATGGCACTTTGACCACTTGATGGATCCAACAATTACTTCTCCTGGAAGTATCATGCCAACTTATCCATGGCTGATCGATCAGAAATTGGACAATTCTATTCTGCAGGATAAAATGAAAGCATTGCGCAAATTGGGTATTCCATATACCGATGCTGAAATTGAACAGGCTGAACAGGATCTTACTAAGCAAGCGCAAAAAATTGCTGATGATCTGAAACAAAATCAAGTGAATGTGTTAGCTGATCGTGAGATTGTAGCCGTAATTGCATACTTGCAGCGACTTGGAACAGATATAAAGGCAGCGCCGAAGGTAGCTGATAATACTATTAACGCAAATCAATAA
- a CDS encoding LacI family DNA-binding transcriptional regulator, translating into MSRTTLKDIALALNISVSTVSKALSESYEISEATKKIVQEYAKKHNFQPNKLARSLKIGKSNTIGVIVSNISNTFVSQILDGIQIASQQTVYDVIFMQSREDERIEKNCIDVLRMRGIDGLMIAPVSSDSNIDELKALIKSQIPVVIFDRINHQLDTFKVGVNNFQGAYNATKHLTEQGKKSILHITGKNLGVATERLNGFISALSDAGIPFDNKHHIECSLNNTKDIDQTIREVLLKECIENKNIDAIFGATDVITTRTLGILADLQIQVPSEVAVIGFSNTQIAASLNPALSTVVQPAIEIGELATNKLIATINQTRPIHEFETIELPTQLIIRKSSL; encoded by the coding sequence ATGAGCAGAACTACCCTGAAAGATATAGCATTGGCACTCAATATTTCTGTTTCTACTGTTTCCAAAGCATTATCGGAAAGTTATGAAATAAGTGAAGCCACTAAAAAGATCGTTCAGGAATATGCCAAAAAGCATAATTTCCAACCAAATAAGTTGGCAAGAAGCTTAAAAATAGGAAAGTCCAACACCATAGGAGTTATCGTATCCAATATCAGCAATACATTCGTTTCACAAATTTTGGATGGGATCCAAATAGCCTCTCAGCAAACCGTGTATGATGTTATCTTCATGCAAAGCCGGGAAGACGAACGGATTGAGAAAAATTGTATTGACGTCTTGCGTATGCGTGGAATTGATGGCTTAATGATAGCTCCGGTATCTTCAGATTCAAATATTGATGAACTAAAAGCATTGATAAAATCTCAGATACCAGTTGTTATCTTTGATCGTATCAACCACCAGCTTGATACATTTAAGGTGGGTGTCAATAATTTTCAAGGCGCCTACAATGCCACAAAGCATCTCACCGAGCAGGGTAAAAAAAGTATATTGCATATTACGGGAAAGAACTTGGGTGTGGCAACCGAACGGTTAAATGGCTTTATATCTGCTTTATCAGACGCGGGAATTCCTTTTGATAATAAACACCATATTGAATGTAGTTTGAATAACACCAAAGATATAGACCAAACAATCCGAGAAGTTTTGCTAAAAGAATGTATTGAAAACAAAAATATCGATGCAATTTTCGGTGCTACAGATGTTATTACAACCCGGACGTTGGGTATTTTGGCCGATCTTCAGATCCAGGTTCCTTCTGAGGTAGCTGTAATTGGCTTTTCAAATACACAAATTGCAGCTTCATTAAATCCGGCACTATCCACAGTTGTACAGCCGGCAATAGAAATTGGGGAACTAGCGACAAACAAACTAATCGCCACAATTAATCAAACAAGACCAATACATGAATTTGAAACGATTGAGCTCCCGACACAGCTTATTATTCGCAAATCTTCCCTATAA
- a CDS encoding sulfite exporter TauE/SafE family protein, translated as MSYTYFAFFMGLFGSIHCAVMCGPLIFAIEGRQGLGWKVFLNKVLYQSGRVLTYGCLGLLLGTIGTFAQIQGWQRTLSWVTGIILIGIALFQLVGKHNKTIASWQTKAVQPIVRLLSKWLYKPGGSFIAGVLNGLLPCGMVYMALMSSINADSQLQSFFFMVCFGLGTIPLLFLFSFLGNFSKSFKIGFSKWVPFLYFLLGIWFVLRGANLDIPYLSPFIHVEGAINCV; from the coding sequence ATGAGCTATACTTATTTTGCTTTTTTCATGGGATTGTTTGGCAGTATACACTGTGCGGTAATGTGTGGCCCATTGATTTTCGCCATAGAAGGGAGGCAGGGCTTGGGCTGGAAAGTTTTCCTAAATAAAGTATTATATCAATCCGGTAGGGTACTGACCTATGGTTGTTTGGGGCTTTTACTCGGTACGATAGGGACATTCGCACAAATTCAAGGCTGGCAGCGCACCTTGAGCTGGGTTACAGGAATTATACTGATAGGAATTGCTTTATTTCAGCTAGTCGGTAAGCACAACAAAACGATCGCGAGCTGGCAGACCAAAGCTGTGCAGCCTATTGTACGGTTGTTGTCGAAGTGGTTGTATAAGCCAGGTGGTAGCTTTATAGCCGGTGTGTTGAATGGATTATTACCCTGTGGCATGGTCTATATGGCACTTATGTCTTCCATCAATGCGGATAGTCAACTCCAAAGTTTTTTCTTTATGGTATGTTTTGGTTTGGGAACTATACCGTTGTTGTTTTTATTTTCTTTTCTTGGAAATTTTTCCAAATCTTTCAAAATTGGATTTTCAAAATGGGTACCTTTTCTATATTTCTTGTTGGGAATATGGTTTGTACTTCGTGGTGCCAATTTAGATATTCCCTATTTAAGTCCATTTATTCATGTTGAAGGTGCAATAAACTGTGTTTAA